GAGGACAAGGCTCTGGTGGAGAGGCTCTGGGACCTGCTGGTCCAGGTGGAGACCAGAGAAATGCCCGGTTTCACTTTTTTTCTCGACCCTGGCCAGCAGGCGTTAGCCCGGAGTATGCTGGAATCATGGCGGCAGACGGTTGCCTATCGCTGTCAGGGCGGTTTTGCCGGGGAGCCGGAACGCTGTCGCTTGCTTTTGTTCCCGGCGGCCTGGGCCGAATTTGACTTCGACCAGCCGGGTGTTACAGTTTTGCGGGTGCAGGGCCGCTTCCAGTTCTTTCAGCCCGGTCACCGGGATATTCTCGGCTCCTTACTGGCCAGTGGCATTAAGCGCGAACTGGTGGGTGACATTCTCTGTACCGAAACGGGAATCTGGGTGGCTGTGGCTCAAGAAATTGTCTCTGCCATCCAGAGTCAGTGGACAAGGGTAGGACCTGTACCCATCGAACTGCTGCCAGAAGCAGAACCGCCCCTGATCCAGCGGCCACAGGGAGAGGAAAGGCTGGTCAGTCTGGCTTCCCCGCGTATGGATGCCCTGCTGGCCCAGAGTGTGGGAGTTGGCCGCCAGCAGGCTGTACAATGGATAGAAAGCGGACTGGTACGCTTAAACTGGAGAGAATGTCTCAAGCCGGATGCGGAAATTCGTCCGGGTGACTGGTTATCTGTACAGGGGTTTGGCCGGGTTCTGGTTAAAGAACAGAAAGGCAGCAGCAAAAAAGGAAGATTATTGTTCAAAGTGGAAATCTGGAGCAAAACCGGCAGAGGAGGATGAGCGATGGCACAGGTCAAAACGCCCCTGGATTACAAAAACCCCGATTTTGAACGGGGTTTTCGGGGTTATAGTCCGGAAGCGGTGGACAAATATGTAGCCGAGTTGCTGGCTGACTATGAGAAGATCTATAAGGAAAACCTGGAGCTGAAAGAACAGCTGGCCTCCAGAGAATTATCCCTCAGCCATTACAAGCGCCTGGAGGATGATATCAAGGAGGCCCTGGTGCTGGCTCGCCGCACTGCCGATGACCTGCGCCGGGCAGCGGAAACAGAAGCTACAGCTATCCGGGCGGCGGCAGAAAAGGATGCCAGCCAGCTGATCAGTCAGGCCAAAGAGCGGGTAAAAGATATCTTGCAGGAGCAGGAAGAACTGCTGAAACTCAATCATAAGCTGCGTACGGAACTGAAAGCCATGTTACAGGCTTATCTG
This genomic stretch from Carboxydocella sporoproducens DSM 16521 harbors:
- a CDS encoding RNA-binding protein, with translation MRDYWLRQAGKAEDKALVERLWDLLVQVETREMPGFTFFLDPGQQALARSMLESWRQTVAYRCQGGFAGEPERCRLLLFPAAWAEFDFDQPGVTVLRVQGRFQFFQPGHRDILGSLLASGIKRELVGDILCTETGIWVAVAQEIVSAIQSQWTRVGPVPIELLPEAEPPLIQRPQGEERLVSLASPRMDALLAQSVGVGRQQAVQWIESGLVRLNWRECLKPDAEIRPGDWLSVQGFGRVLVKEQKGSSKKGRLLFKVEIWSKTGRGG
- a CDS encoding DivIVA domain-containing protein, which codes for MAQVKTPLDYKNPDFERGFRGYSPEAVDKYVAELLADYEKIYKENLELKEQLASRELSLSHYKRLEDDIKEALVLARRTADDLRRAAETEATAIRAAAEKDASQLISQAKERVKDILQEQEELLKLNHKLRTELKAMLQAYLDLLEKGTYFATETKQE